The nucleotide sequence CCACCCTGCTGCTCACGCCGCTGCTGGCGCGTTACCTTGGCCCGCTCATGCCCATCGCCTGCGGCGGGGCGTCCACCATGGATACCACGCTGCCTGTCATTACCCGTTACTGCGGCAAGGAATGGATATTTGTTTCCATTGTCCATGCCATGATACTTGATTTCAGCGTGCCCTTCTGGGTGATTTTTTTCTGTACGCTTTAGGATGCCAGATCCGCGCTGCGGCAAAGCCGCACCTGCCCCTCCACCCGTGCCCATCCTGCTGCGCGCGGGCGGACGAGACCCCGCCCATCGGCGCAATACCTTGCCAGATCGGCCAAAAGCGCTCACTATGAACGCAAGCCTGAAAACAGACCGTTGGAGGAACTGCTCATGGCTCGCATGCGCTCAGCAAAACAAAAACTCAGAGAATGTCTTTTAAGCCAGCAATGGCGCGAACACCTTGACGAAATTTCCCAAGGCGGCCTTGAAAACGTGGGCCCGCTCTTCTCCTTTTTGCTGCTCGGCCCACTGACCATGCACCGCGCCGCCGTCGCCCTCGGGCAGATAACGGCGCTGTTGGCCAAGGATCAGCCGGAAACGGCCAAGAACATCGTCCGCCGCCTCATGTGGCACCTCAATGAAGAATCCGGCAACATAGGTTGGGGCATACCCGAGGCCTTTGCCGAAATTCTCGCCGCCAGCGAACCCCTGGCCAAGGATTTTCACCGCATCCTTATCAGCTACATCATTGATTTGGGCCGCGACGACAACTATTGCGACAACGACACCCTGCGCCGCTCCTGTTACTGGGCCATTGGCCGTCTGGCTCAGGCCCGACCGCAGTTGTGCCTCTCCGCCCGGCAGTGGCTTCTCAAGGGGCTGGAAGACGTGGATATGGTCTGCCGGGGCATGGCCGCATGGGCGCTTGCCCAGCTGCCGCCCGACCTCATGGACGCTCCGGCCTTGCGCCGCCTGGCCGAATCGGGCAACACCGCACCCTGCGAACTGTTTGACGGTGAGGAAGTCTACGAAAAAACCGCCTGTCAGATCGCTGCCGAAGCCCTGGCCCGCAGCCAGAAATAGCGCCAGGCCTCTGCGCTCCGCAAACCCCGGCGCGCAGCTGTCGCACACGGGCCGTGCCCGTACCG is from Desulfovibrio desulfuricans and encodes:
- a CDS encoding DVU0298 family protein: MARMRSAKQKLRECLLSQQWREHLDEISQGGLENVGPLFSFLLLGPLTMHRAAVALGQITALLAKDQPETAKNIVRRLMWHLNEESGNIGWGIPEAFAEILAASEPLAKDFHRILISYIIDLGRDDNYCDNDTLRRSCYWAIGRLAQARPQLCLSARQWLLKGLEDVDMVCRGMAAWALAQLPPDLMDAPALRRLAESGNTAPCELFDGEEVYEKTACQIAAEALARSQK